In Cotesia glomerata isolate CgM1 linkage group LG1, MPM_Cglom_v2.3, whole genome shotgun sequence, one genomic interval encodes:
- the LOC123262972 gene encoding ATP-dependent DNA helicase pif1-like, with the protein MSGKSLLEFGLPETLREQSNVINNRQYMNELAYDVSQLIEAVSVGVSKLNDDQKQVYDEVLNSIDFNSGKLFFLDVPGGTGKTFLINLLLAKIRSRKNIAVAFASSGIAATLIDGGKTAHSAFKLPLNLNHPDNPICNISKQSDMAHILRETKIIVWDECTMAHKKGVEALNQTLQDIRENNRLMGGLTILLACDFRQTLSVVLRGTHADEIKACLKSSILWPNIKVLSLKVNMRVCLQNDLRAKEFSELLIDIGNGNLPEEEGKITIPSNLCETVGELITLINRIYPNIQRGALDSLSWLKERAILTPTNESADRINTLLLEQQTTEHMKYESVDTVIEVEETVYYPVEFLHTLNPPGIPPHSLHLKIGTPIMLLRNLNPPKLCNGTRLQSKTLRKNLIEATIFTGKYKGENVFIPRIPLIPSDYHFEFKRLQFSVRVCFTITINKAQGQSLKLAGVDLQSECFSHGQFYVACSRVSSYEDLIILQPEKRTKNVVYKEVLNM; encoded by the coding sequence ATGTCAGGTAAGTCATTGTTAGAATTTGGGCTTCCAGAAACATTAAGAGAGCAAAGCAACGTTATTAACAACCGTCAGTACATGAACGAATTGGCTTATGATGTTTCTCAGTTGATCGAAGCAGTTTCTGTAGGGGTTTCGAAATTAAATGACGATCAGAAACAAGTTTATGATGAAGTCTTGAACagtattgattttaattcagggaagttattttttcttgatgTTCCTGGTGGAACTGGGAAAACTTTCTTGATCAATCTTCTGCTTGCTAAAATTAgaagtagaaaaaatattgctGTTGCTTTTGCTTCGTCAGGGATTGCAGCTACGTTAATTGATGGAGGCAAGACGGCGCACTCAGCTTTTAAACTACCTCTCAACTTGAATCATCCCGATAATCCCATTTGTAATATCTCAAAGCAAAGTGACATGGCGCATATACTCAgagaaacaaaaattatagtgTGGGATGAGTGTACTATGGCCCACAAGAAAGGTGTTGAGGCTCTTAATCAGACACTTCAAGACATTAGAGAGAATAATCGACTTATGGGTGGGTTGACTATTCTTTTAGCTTGTGACTTCAGACAAACTTTATCTGTTGTACTACGAGGGACACATGCAGATGAAATTAAAGCCTGCctaaaatcttcaattttatGGCCTAATATAAAAGTACTATCGTTGAAAGTTAATATGAGGGTATGTCTTCAAAATGACTTGAGAGCGAAAGAGTTTTCAGAATTATTGATTGACATAGGGAACGGAAATCTCCCAGAAgaagaaggaaaaataacCATTCCAAGTAACCTTTGTGAAACTGTGGGAGAGTTGATTACTTTGATTAATAGAATATACCCGAATATTCAACGTGGTGCATTAGATAGTTTATCATGGTTAAAAGAAAGAGCTATTCTGACTCCAACAAATGAATCAGCTGATAGAATTAATACCTTACTGCTAGAACAACAAACAACTGAACATATGAAGTATGAGTCTGTAGATACAGTCATAGAAGTAGAAGAAACTGTTTATTATCCTGTTGAGTTTCTGCATACACTTAACCCGCCAGGTATACCACCTCATAGTCTTCATCTAAAGATTGGTACACCGATAATGTTGTTGCGTAACTTGAATCCTCCCAAATTGTGTAATGGCACCAGACTACAGTCAAAAACTctacgaaaaaatttaattgaagcgACCATTTTTACAGGAAAGTATAAGGGTGAAAATGTATTCATTCCAAGAATACCTTTGATTCCATCagattatcattttgaattTAAGCGTTTGCAGTTTTCAGTTAGAGTTTGCTTCAcgattactattaataaagCTCAAGGGCAGAGTTTAAAATTAGCTGGTGTAGATTTGCAAAGTGAATGTTTTTCCCATGGTCAATTTTATGTAGCATGTTCAAGAGTAAGTTCCTATGAAGATCTCATCATTCTTCAACCAGAGAAGCGAACGAAAAATGTTGTATATAAAGAAGTTTTAAACATGTAA